The following is a genomic window from Candidatus Paceibacterota bacterium.
AAAAGAATCTTAGGAAAGCGAAGCAAACTAATACGCCCAAGATAAAATAAACGGCAAAATAAATAAGTGAGTAAATATCCATTGCGGTTGTTAAGTTTTGCCAAAAGTTTTCCATACTATTTGCTCGATGTTAATACGAAACTATCTCAAAAGATAGATCGTTATTATCCAAATCAAACTCGACAAATTTGAGGCGCGCGCACCGATTGCTGTTTGTCTGATTAAAGCGGTTGAAGCTGTCAATCAGTCGTTGATAAGCGTTTGATTGTTTATCAACTATTTTCTTTGCTACTAAAACCGGCTGAATGTCGCTTTGGCGGTTCGGAATATAATACTGTTCTATCCAATCCACATATCTTTGAATTTGGATAACATTTCTTTCGTCCGCTTCAACCGCTTTTAACTCAATGGGAATTAGTGTTCTTTGTTCGTTTTGTATCACCGACGGCATAACATCAATTCTCTGCATACCAACACCACAAGAAACCTCGTTGCCGAGCCATTCAATTTGTGCGCCGTTGAGTATTGTTTCGTCTAAACTCGCATTTGTTCCTTTGCCGAGATTCTTTGTTATATATGCCTGCAAATGTGATTCAAAAGAATTTCCGGCTTGATACTTTGCAATCAATCGCGGCAACAAATTTATTACTTCTTGCCGTCCGGTATAAGTCCTTTGCCTTTCATTCAAGCAAACGATTTTCTGTTCTACTGCGTCAAATGAAAGCACTTTATCACGACAATTTAATTCCGCTCTGTTGTTTTTGTTTCTGATAAGTTGTGTCAATCGTTCTGCCTCATAAATCGTTATCATCGTGTTGCCGCGATTACCTTTAAGTTTTCGGTATATCAAGCTCCACAACATTTGATTTGGCGAAGTCATATTTTTGATTTCGTCCAGTGCTTCCCACTCGGTTACACCCTCGGCATAAATTTTATACGGCTCAATAAGAGTTCTAAATGTCAGCGATTTTCCTAACTCGTTTTTGAGATATTGCTGGCGGTCGTTATTGTCCAAAAACGACCAGTCGTTTTTGGCCTTGAAAATCCCAAAAAACTTACCCTCAAAAATTTTCTTTGAAAATTCTTGTTGTAAGTAGAAAATGATTTGATCTCCGCGTCTAACTCTGCTCCCGTCGGCAATCATGCCGATGAGCATATTTTCCGTTGTTGCGTGGAGCGAAGTATTTGAATTATTGTTGAAGTCAATTTTATTATCTTTTGCGCCAGTGCCAGCGAAAAGATACTCCAAGTGGAGTTTGAATGTCGTTGAATCAACAATGAAAACGTGTGTCGTCATACTTTTTTGAAAACTAAAATATATTCGTGTTTGAAGATGTAGAAACCGCCAACAAGCGCGCGATATCTCCACAGATTTTCTTGATTCAATTTCGCGCGATTATTCGCCATATTTTTTACTAAAATGCTTTTCAATTTCAAACCTTGTCCGCGTTTTAGCGTTTCTTGCATAAGATAAAAGCCAAGCGGCACCCATTCGCTATTTGTGTATTTATCGCCTATAACAATAGCCAAATATCTATTCTTGTCTAACAAGTCAGAAAAGTTTTCTATCACATCGCCGAATTTTGTAGTAAATTCTTCAACGGTTGCGGCGTTGCACAAATCCTCTTTTTTGTTGCTGAATTTTATTATGTCGTGATATGGGGGGTGCAAAATAATCATGTGGACGCTTTTTTGGCCATTCTTTTTGAGAGTGTCTAAAACTTTTTCGCGCGCTTCTTTTGTTGTGCTATCAGCAACAATAACTTCCGTAAAAACTTTGTGGCCGTTTGGAAGTTCGCTATTGATATTTTGCACTGCCACGCGCGCGACTTCCGGCATAAGTTCAATGCCTATGCCATGCCTTCCCAACCTTTTTGACTCAATTAGAGATGTGCCGTGGCCCAAAAAAGCGTCCAAGACAACATCGCCTTTTTTTGTAAAACGCCGCATCATCTGATTCGGAATTTGCGGAATAAAATTGCCGTGATAGGCGTTGTTGTGCGCGCCCGATTTGTCGCGCTCGCCAATCAGCCACAAACTATCAGTCAAAAGGTCTTTGTATTCTTTCCAATCATTCAAATTTAAGTCGTTTATTTTTGCCATAGTATCAGTTTATTAAATCGTCCATTTTAACTTCCAAAGCTTTGGCGATTTTTTGCAAAGTTTCAAATGTGGGATTTTGATTAACGCCATTCTCTATTTTAACAATGGTAT
Proteins encoded in this region:
- a CDS encoding DUF91 domain-containing protein yields the protein MTTHVFIVDSTTFKLHLEYLFAGTGAKDNKIDFNNNSNTSLHATTENMLIGMIADGSRVRRGDQIIFYLQQEFSKKIFEGKFFGIFKAKNDWSFLDNNDRQQYLKNELGKSLTFRTLIEPYKIYAEGVTEWEALDEIKNMTSPNQMLWSLIYRKLKGNRGNTMITIYEAERLTQLIRNKNNRAELNCRDKVLSFDAVEQKIVCLNERQRTYTGRQEVINLLPRLIAKYQAGNSFESHLQAYITKNLGKGTNASLDETILNGAQIEWLGNEVSCGVGMQRIDVMPSVIQNEQRTLIPIELKAVEADERNVIQIQRYVDWIEQYYIPNRQSDIQPVLVAKKIVDKQSNAYQRLIDSFNRFNQTNSNRCARLKFVEFDLDNNDLSFEIVSY
- a CDS encoding helix-turn-helix transcriptional regulator, with amino-acid sequence MASNKIGVNIKKIRAEKGYSLEKIARLADLSLNTIVKIENGVNQNPTFETLQKIAKALEVKMDDLIN
- a CDS encoding DNA methyltransferase; the protein is MAKINDLNLNDWKEYKDLLTDSLWLIGERDKSGAHNNAYHGNFIPQIPNQMMRRFTKKGDVVLDAFLGHGTSLIESKRLGRHGIGIELMPEVARVAVQNINSELPNGHKVFTEVIVADSTTKEAREKVLDTLKKNGQKSVHMIILHPPYHDIIKFSNKKEDLCNAATVEEFTTKFGDVIENFSDLLDKNRYLAIVIGDKYTNSEWVPLGFYLMQETLKRGQGLKLKSILVKNMANNRAKLNQENLWRYRALVGGFYIFKHEYILVFKKV